The Formosa sp. Hel1_33_131 genome window below encodes:
- the dprA gene encoding DNA-processing protein DprA, with translation MNTPQLLYALALQAVPNIGDITAKKLIHHCGSPEAVFKESKVNLLKIEGIGTHTIKNISVSKYLKAAEKELDFIEKQSIQGLYFEDSNYPFKLKHCIDGPIVLFQKGSIDWDKQPIISVVGTRKITTYGLAQCEKIIETLAVFNPIIVSGFAYGTDIAAHKAALKHQLQTVGCMAQGLQNTYPKQHLKYRNLIENQGGFVTDFWSTAMMDPSNFLKRNRLIAGLSEATIVIESAEKGGSLATATMALDYNREVFALPGRITDSQSQGCLNLIKTKNAHLVSNPADIPYILNWSLETQKKVIQKKLFVELDSDEKIIYNYLKKEGTSVLDIIAIACEMPTSKAAYLLLNLELKGVSRPLPGKQFELV, from the coding sequence AACTGATTCATCACTGTGGAAGCCCCGAAGCGGTTTTTAAAGAATCCAAAGTCAACCTTTTGAAAATTGAAGGCATCGGCACGCATACCATCAAAAATATCAGTGTCTCCAAATATCTCAAAGCGGCCGAAAAAGAGCTTGATTTTATAGAAAAACAATCGATTCAAGGGTTGTATTTTGAAGATTCTAACTATCCGTTTAAACTAAAACACTGTATTGATGGCCCCATTGTGTTGTTTCAAAAAGGAAGTATTGACTGGGACAAACAGCCCATTATTAGTGTTGTTGGCACCCGAAAAATCACGACTTATGGGCTGGCGCAGTGTGAAAAAATAATTGAAACCCTCGCGGTTTTCAACCCCATTATTGTATCTGGATTTGCGTATGGAACAGATATTGCGGCGCATAAAGCAGCATTAAAACACCAACTGCAAACGGTGGGCTGTATGGCGCAAGGCCTTCAAAATACGTATCCAAAACAACATCTCAAATATCGAAATTTGATAGAAAACCAAGGCGGGTTTGTAACCGATTTTTGGAGTACAGCGATGATGGATCCTTCTAATTTTTTAAAACGCAACCGTCTTATTGCAGGATTGAGTGAGGCCACAATTGTGATTGAATCTGCTGAGAAAGGAGGGAGTTTGGCTACAGCGACGATGGCTCTTGATTACAATAGAGAGGTGTTTGCGCTTCCCGGACGCATTACGGACAGTCAAAGTCAAGGCTGTCTGAATTTGATTAAAACTAAAAACGCACATTTGGTTTCTAATCCAGCAGACATTCCTTATATCCTAAACTGGTCGCTCGAAACCCAAAAAAAAGTGATCCAAAAAAAGTTGTTTGTAGAACTCGATTCCGACGAGAAAATTATTTATAACTATTTAAAAAAAGAAGGAACCTCTGTCTTGGATATTATAGCGATCGCATGCGAAATGCCCACCTCTAAAGCGGCTTATTTATTATTAAATCTGGAATTAAAAGGTGTTTCTCGACCCCTGCCCGGAAAACAATTTGAGTTGGTTTAG
- a CDS encoding DUF3024 domain-containing protein — MTNKTIDINEFIIRKYVESLRSENIDIREQIDIGYSYDGKIVILNEIRPVWNDPKKKEQFGFAKIRYYKSRNKWSLFWMRASGKWEIYEPFPESSHLEKIIEIIKEDKYSCFFG, encoded by the coding sequence ATGACAAATAAAACGATTGATATAAATGAATTCATAATAAGAAAATATGTGGAATCACTGCGGTCAGAAAATATTGATATTCGAGAACAAATTGATATTGGATACTCCTATGATGGAAAAATAGTAATCCTAAATGAAATTAGACCTGTCTGGAATGACCCAAAAAAGAAAGAGCAATTTGGATTTGCAAAAATTCGATATTACAAATCAAGAAATAAATGGAGTTTATTTTGGATGAGAGCAAGTGGAAAATGGGAGATTTACGAGCCATTTCCAGAATCTTCTCACTTAGAAAAAATAATAGAAATTATAAAAGAAGATAAATACAGTTGCTTTTTTGGATGA
- a CDS encoding lysophospholipid acyltransferase family protein, with product MKIIKYPLWVLYRIWFYMLVTLPILIMFPFLFLSVLKQKWYPMFFRLARIWAKCILVGMGYFWTVKHSEPLVKGQSYVFVANHTSMADIMLMLVAFKNHPFVFIGKKELAKIPIFGFFYKRTCILVDRSSPESRKAVFIRAQNRIKQGSSICIFPEGGVPEESVVLDRFKAGAFRLAINHKVPLVPMTFFDNKKRLSYTFFSGSPGKMRVQVHPTISTEHLEIEDTKELSEEVFSLISNSLEADLKA from the coding sequence ATGAAAATTATAAAATATCCGTTATGGGTTTTGTACAGAATTTGGTTCTATATGCTAGTCACATTGCCAATTCTCATCATGTTTCCTTTTTTGTTTTTGTCCGTATTAAAACAAAAATGGTACCCCATGTTTTTCAGGCTTGCGCGCATTTGGGCCAAGTGCATCCTTGTCGGAATGGGGTATTTTTGGACCGTGAAACACTCAGAGCCCCTCGTCAAAGGGCAGAGTTATGTGTTTGTAGCCAACCACACCTCCATGGCAGACATCATGCTGATGTTGGTAGCGTTTAAGAACCACCCCTTTGTGTTTATAGGTAAAAAAGAATTGGCTAAAATTCCAATTTTTGGATTCTTTTACAAACGCACCTGTATTTTAGTCGATCGCAGCAGTCCAGAAAGCCGAAAAGCAGTTTTTATACGTGCTCAAAACCGCATCAAACAAGGCTCTAGTATTTGTATTTTTCCAGAAGGAGGCGTACCAGAAGAGTCCGTTGTTTTAGACCGCTTTAAAGCAGGGGCATTCCGATTGGCAATCAATCACAAAGTACCTTTAGTACCCATGACATTTTTTGACAATAAAAAACGCTTGTCTTATACTTTTTTTAGTGGAAGTCCTGGAAAAATGCGGGTACAAGTACACCCAACCATCTCTACAGAACACTTAGAAATTGAGGACACTAAGGAACTAAGCGAAGAAGTTTTTAGTCTCATTTCAAATTCTTTGGAAGCAGATTTAAAGGCATAA
- the recA gene encoding recombinase RecA → MSSEKDAKLKALQLTLDKLDKAYGKGTVMRMSDAPVVDVEVTSSGSLGLDIALGVGGYPRGRVIEIYGPESSGKTTMTLHAIAETQKAGGIAAFIDAEHAFDRFYAQNLGIDIDNLIISQPDNGEQALEIADNLVRSGAIDMVVIDSVAALTPKSEIEGEMGDSKMGLHARLMSQALRKLTGSISKTKCTMIFINQLREKIGVMFGNPETTTGGNALKFYASIRLDIRRSTQIKDSDGNVLGNKTRVKVVKNKVAPPFRLAEFDIMYGQGVSKVGEILDVAVEHEIVKKSGSWFSYEDTKLGQGRDAVKQMIKDNPELMDELEAKIKVVLKGEA, encoded by the coding sequence ATGAGCAGCGAAAAAGATGCAAAATTAAAAGCCCTCCAGCTTACGTTAGACAAACTTGACAAAGCGTATGGCAAAGGCACCGTAATGAGAATGAGTGACGCCCCTGTGGTGGATGTGGAGGTTACCTCTTCAGGATCTTTAGGATTGGACATCGCCTTGGGCGTTGGAGGTTATCCAAGAGGTCGTGTGATTGAGATCTATGGTCCTGAGTCTTCAGGTAAAACAACCATGACCTTACATGCAATTGCTGAGACCCAAAAAGCGGGTGGTATTGCAGCTTTTATTGATGCAGAACACGCCTTTGACCGTTTTTACGCTCAAAACTTAGGAATTGATATTGACAACCTTATTATTTCTCAGCCCGATAATGGCGAGCAAGCTCTTGAAATCGCCGATAATTTAGTGCGTTCTGGAGCCATTGATATGGTGGTGATTGATTCTGTAGCGGCATTGACTCCAAAAAGTGAAATTGAAGGAGAAATGGGCGATTCTAAAATGGGACTTCATGCCCGTTTGATGTCTCAAGCTTTAAGAAAACTAACAGGGTCTATTAGTAAAACTAAATGTACGATGATTTTTATTAACCAATTGCGTGAAAAGATTGGTGTGATGTTCGGGAATCCTGAAACGACTACGGGTGGTAACGCCTTAAAGTTTTATGCTTCTATTCGTTTAGACATTCGTCGTTCGACACAAATAAAGGACAGTGATGGAAATGTTTTAGGAAATAAAACACGTGTGAAAGTTGTGAAAAACAAAGTGGCACCGCCGTTCCGATTGGCAGAATTTGACATTATGTATGGTCAAGGCGTTTCTAAAGTAGGAGAGATTTTAGATGTGGCTGTAGAACATGAGATTGTTAAGAAAAGTGGCTCATGGTTTAGTTATGAAGATACAAAACTGGGGCAAGGTCGTGATGCTGTAAAGCAAATGATCAAAGACAATCCAGAATTGATGGATGAGCTAGAAGCTAAGATAAAAGTAGTTTTGAAAGGAGAGGCTTAA
- a CDS encoding UPF0158 family protein: MDDPKQNIVKNIAQELDCGFDCYYNSKTNEIIAIPSFSQFLDEEHFKEAFQTDLQKIKKSPSDFIKFEALRGFESFKIMELFVGQITDKKLKTELKTILTSKKPFQNFKHKIDQSNFRQSWFEFKQNVLEQIVERQLDSGIAPR; this comes from the coding sequence TTGGATGATCCTAAACAAAATATCGTTAAAAATATCGCACAAGAATTAGATTGTGGATTTGACTGCTATTACAATTCAAAAACAAATGAAATTATAGCAATCCCAAGCTTTTCGCAATTTTTGGACGAGGAGCATTTTAAAGAAGCTTTTCAAACCGATTTACAAAAAATTAAAAAGAGTCCGTCGGATTTTATAAAATTTGAAGCCTTGAGAGGTTTTGAGTCATTTAAAATTATGGAATTATTTGTTGGTCAGATAACTGATAAAAAACTTAAAACAGAGTTGAAAACTATTTTGACGAGTAAGAAGCCATTTCAGAATTTTAAACATAAAATCGACCAGTCTAATTTCAGACAAAGTTGGTTTGAATTTAAACAAAATGTGCTGGAACAAATAGTAGAGCGTCAATTAGACAGTGGCATAGCACCTAGATAG
- the trpS gene encoding tryptophan--tRNA ligase, with product MARILTGVQSTGTPHLGNILGAIVPAIEMSNDPKNDSYLFIADMHSLTQIKDANTLRQNTYATAATWLAFGLDIQKTVFYRQSDVPQVTELSWYLSCFFPFSRLELAHSFKDKADRLEDVNGGLFTYPMLMAADILLYDANIIPVGKDQLQHIEMTRDVASRVHSKIGEVFVIPEAKIQKENMLIPGLDGQKMSKSKGNVIDIFQTDKALRKQIMSIQTDSTALEAPKDWASCNCFAIYKLVASEAQITEMKQNYEAGGYGYGHAKQALFELICERFSEPRERFNYYMSNLEEIDQALSIGAKKAAAVADAVLARVREKIGY from the coding sequence ATGGCAAGAATTTTAACAGGCGTACAGAGTACAGGCACCCCGCACTTAGGAAATATTTTAGGTGCAATTGTTCCTGCAATTGAAATGAGTAACGACCCAAAAAACGATTCTTATCTATTTATTGCCGATATGCATTCGCTCACTCAAATTAAAGATGCGAACACACTGCGACAAAACACCTATGCCACGGCCGCTACTTGGTTGGCGTTTGGCTTGGACATCCAAAAAACAGTCTTTTACAGACAAAGCGATGTACCGCAAGTCACGGAGTTGTCTTGGTATTTAAGCTGCTTTTTTCCGTTTTCTCGATTGGAATTAGCCCACAGTTTCAAAGACAAGGCAGACCGCTTGGAAGATGTGAATGGCGGGTTGTTCACCTACCCAATGTTGATGGCTGCAGACATCTTGCTGTACGATGCCAATATTATTCCTGTGGGGAAAGACCAGCTCCAACACATTGAAATGACCCGAGATGTGGCCTCTAGAGTGCACTCTAAAATAGGCGAGGTTTTTGTCATCCCTGAAGCTAAAATTCAAAAAGAAAACATGCTCATCCCAGGACTGGATGGACAAAAAATGAGCAAGAGTAAAGGCAATGTCATTGATATTTTTCAAACGGATAAAGCCTTGCGAAAACAAATCATGTCCATTCAAACCGATAGCACAGCGCTTGAAGCTCCAAAAGATTGGGCAAGCTGTAATTGTTTTGCCATTTATAAGCTCGTAGCTTCAGAGGCGCAAATAACGGAGATGAAACAAAACTACGAAGCAGGTGGTTATGGCTATGGCCATGCAAAACAGGCGTTGTTTGAACTGATATGTGAGCGATTCTCCGAACCAAGAGAGCGTTTCAATTATTATATGTCCAACCTAGAAGAAATAGACCAAGCCCTCTCCATAGGCGCTAAAAAAGCCGCCGCTGTGGCTGATGCTGTTTTAGCACGTGTTCGTGAGAAAATAGGCTACTAA
- a CDS encoding ATP-binding protein produces the protein MIQREITKKLLEISNYYQIITVTGPRQSGKTTLIKDVFKELPYVLLETPDIRQRAQEDPKSFLSNYSKGAIFDEIQNVPELFSYLQGIIDENSAIKFVLSGSQNFLLLEKVNQTLAGRTGILKLLPFSTDELKDSNHWNENPLEFVFKGMYPRIYDRGIPPELFYSDYIQTYVERDVRSIKNIGNLSNFSRFLSLCAGRIGQLLNIDSLASDVGIASNTAKEWLSILEASYIIYTLKPHHKNFNKRLVKRPKLYFYDTGLACNLLQINSVNELDMHFAKGNLFENFILTELLKKRFNNAKTSNLYFWRDHHGKEIDCIIEKANSLIPIEIKSSKTYQKEHFKHMNYWNKLSDNSKENSYLVYAGNESDHLAYGNLMSWKHLNKIDMD, from the coding sequence ATGATACAAAGAGAAATCACAAAGAAACTTTTAGAGATTAGTAACTATTATCAGATTATAACAGTTACGGGCCCTAGACAATCTGGTAAAACAACCTTAATAAAAGATGTTTTTAAAGAGTTGCCTTATGTATTATTAGAAACGCCAGATATTAGACAAAGAGCACAAGAGGACCCCAAAAGTTTTTTAAGCAACTATTCTAAAGGCGCCATTTTTGATGAAATACAAAACGTCCCAGAACTGTTTTCATATCTACAGGGAATAATCGACGAAAACAGCGCTATAAAATTTGTGCTTTCAGGTTCTCAAAATTTTTTGTTGTTAGAAAAAGTAAATCAAACCTTGGCTGGCAGAACGGGCATTCTAAAATTACTACCCTTTTCTACCGATGAATTGAAAGACTCTAACCATTGGAATGAAAATCCGTTAGAATTTGTGTTTAAAGGAATGTATCCAAGAATTTATGACAGAGGCATTCCCCCAGAACTATTCTACTCAGATTACATACAAACCTATGTAGAGAGAGACGTCAGAAGCATCAAAAACATAGGGAACTTATCAAATTTTAGTCGTTTTTTAAGCTTATGTGCTGGTAGAATTGGGCAGCTTCTAAATATTGATTCTTTAGCATCGGATGTAGGTATTGCCAGCAATACAGCAAAAGAATGGCTGTCTATTTTAGAAGCAAGTTATATTATTTATACCCTAAAACCACATCATAAAAATTTCAATAAACGCCTCGTCAAACGCCCAAAACTTTATTTTTACGATACGGGTTTGGCCTGTAATTTATTGCAAATAAACTCTGTGAATGAATTAGACATGCACTTTGCAAAAGGGAATTTATTTGAAAATTTTATTCTAACGGAACTCCTAAAAAAGCGTTTCAATAATGCAAAAACCTCCAATCTTTATTTTTGGAGAGATCATCATGGCAAAGAAATAGACTGCATTATAGAAAAAGCAAATTCGCTAATTCCTATTGAAATAAAATCCAGTAAAACCTATCAAAAGGAACACTTTAAACACATGAATTATTGGAATAAATTATCGGACAATTCAAAAGAGAATTCCTATTTAGTGTATGCGGGGAATGAAAGCGATCATTTAGCCTATGGTAACTTAATGAGTTGGAAGCATCTAAACAAAATTGATATGGATTGA